The nucleotide window AAGCGCAGACTCTCCCCTGCATTAAATGAAGggaaataaatcaataaatgATACATGATTCCAGGCTTAACAACTTAATaactgaaaataataaaaaaacaatagCAACCAATGTGTGGCTGCTGAACCTAGAGTTCATACAAACCTTGATGGTGTTCCGCTcaaatttttagatttattTGTCGTGTTGGAGGATATCCCGGCCATGGAAACTTTTCTCACTTTCTTACCACCAAGCGAGGTGTCACCCTCTGACTGCGCGTGAACATATCGTGCTTCCTCCCCGAGAATATTGTGGTGAATTGGTATAAGTGTACCCAGTTCACAAGATCGATGATTGCGCCTTGAACAGGTTACTTTATGCAAATATTCAACCTTTGATCGCTGAATGGTTGAAATCAACTCATGATGAGACTGCAGCAATCGGTTAAATAAATTCAGAAATTTGTTGTTGCCAGTTTTGAGAGGTTGTATGTAACTGTCGTTGGACGGAGATAACAACCTCGCATTGCCATCAGGTAAATTGTTAGACAGGGAATGTACTGGTGATAAGACATTCCAACTGTTTCTGATAGTCTCAGAGCCATTTGCACACGTTGCATCAGAAAGAGATCCGATTTGAAGAAGAAGAGAGGAAAACATGGAGTACCCGTCAGAGTTACTGAATTCGTGTATTAGGGAACAAACTTCAGCTAATTGCTTTGGGTTCACAGTGCCAGGTGCAAGGTCAAGAGATTGCGATAAAATTCCAAACAAGCCAGTAACCACATCGGCTGCAAACATCAGGTTAGATGGGATATCAAAGTCAGACGGTAAACTGTTGGGGCAAAATTTAGCCCTAAAACTTTGTTCAAAAGAAGATTTAGTCTCGTTGTTTTCCACGTGCTCTGCAATTGATACAAAGGGTACAGTATCTTCTTTTGCTGTTGAGCTTTGGTTATCTACATCACTTTGATCACTAAAAGTTGGCTCTGggtaataaaaacaacattttaacaaattcaaTCTAAACGACTTTATGGCAGATTAATTATTGTTGGCTTCTATGCATTGTGTGCCAAAGCCAAGCAATATCCAGGCTGTATTCAGTGACTCAGGGTCAAAATGATCACATATCAAATAAATACACCTGCATTGCCTTTATTCAAGCTGCGACTCTTCTTTGACCTGACAAGAGCGCCATACGGTATCATGCCACCTTTGTTTAGCAAGTCTTTTGACACATGTATTAATGATTCAATTGCCTGGCTGTGAATTAActcctaaaacaaaaagagatccgttttgttaaaatcttgTAAAAACAAGTCTTctccaaaaagaaaaaagaggTTTGTTGAAGATTTAGAGATGAAGGAACTGAAGGAACTTTAAAGATGTTGTTGAAAAATTCAGTCAAAACTTGTGATTTATGACTGAACTTCCTACCTGAATATCTTCCCCCAGGTTGAGGCCAACATTGCATAGTACAATCGCAGTCTTCAAAACAAGGCGTTGTAAATGGCTGAGAGATTCCACAGTCCAACGGGTTTCTTCATACGAAATTTGAGACATCAGCTTGTCATTGTCAAGAGAATTGAAACGCGAATAACAAGAAGCTGAAACAGAAAAGACACTAAAAACAattcttaaataaaacaaaatacaaagtttttacttttttatttttcagagaTGTGcaaaatggaaaacatttggatttataaaaaatgaataCTGTACCTACTTTAtagatttttatatttataaaaattaatatcTACTAATTTTCCTCATTGTGTTTAAACAAAGTAACTGATAAGCAGGCAAGTTGCCCTTAAACTTGCCATCTCAATAATGACGAACAGAAGTCAACCTATATTTCACTTAtacaaaattattgaaaatttttgcactCTGTTTTAAGGTCagttaacaaaacaaatcttgGGTGTAATAAACATGTCTGACATTCGAATAAAGGTTTCACTATACACAATGCATATGCCTACTATTTGtttaactaaatttttctGCAGTCcatatacttttttaaaagtactttgaaaattttttaaaacaaaactaaagtaaaatttaaatacttTTAGTTTGTTGCATAGCAGTGATAGCTGTAACAAGCTGAACAGCCATGGACATCGGCGAATCATTGTCAGTTGGGCAAACggtggcattttttggtgaagAGTGTGTATATTTGGAGCAAAACGAACTTTCCAGCAAATCCAGCAGGACAGTTGCCAGTTCAAAAGGACCTTCAAAGGGTGTTTGTTTATCTAGTTCTGCCTCTAATTCCGGGCTAATATTTTCAGATGTGTTTTCTTCATCCATGGCACTGTGCGCAGTGACACAAGAAATTTTTACAGAGTCAAGCCCTGGTTGTCTTCGTGGTCTCAAAAATGGATTCTTGTCTGAGCGAGATTTACTTGCCGATGATGAATCTTGCGATCGACTTAATTTTTCAAGTAATTCAGATTCCTAAAAAGTAAAGCATTGCAAACCTGAATATcaacatttatttgttttgcaatttagCACACTCACGCAGTGCCAATAATTAATCAGCCAGTAAACGAaatctaaatttaattttttatttttttattttattttttatttattttgttagaCTCATACATCAGTAAATAAATAACTGGATGACACTCATAAAACAAAGTAGGTGTCCAAAATCAAATAGatgcaatgtaaataaaaaattcttgCATAAACCGAACTATTACATCAGGTATAGACAAGAAAAAACATGTGATTGAGTTACCAAACTCAAGCAAAAAACTGCTTTATTCGACGAACTCACCAAATTCGGTGTTGATGACTGGTAATTTTGCGCTTCATCAGATGAATCActagaaaaataaacagcaGACAACGAACGTTGTTGGGACAGTCTGTGGAACAAGGTTTGACGCTTCTTCAAACTTACTTTGGCACCTAATGCAAACAACATATTGGCATACATTAAAGCATTCATAATCCCAGTAATTTCATGTAATTGTAGCATGATTTAGCAGTTGCTACTCTATTCATACGTgacataaaacaaactttttctcCATATATACTAAGGTACATACATGTATCTGTGTATTAATGTTATGAACCTTTTCTGTGTTTccgtgttttaatttttgttaaatcgTTGTAAACTTTTACCCAATCAGTCTTGCAAGAACTTTTGTTTCTTGAAACCTTGCTAGTGCAATCGTTAGTACAAGGTCCACCAACAAAACCCTCAGAACATCCAAAGTTGAAAGTGTCTGCATTAAAAGATAATTTTCTTAACACAGTACCAATAATAATGATTAAATCTTAAAGTTTGCAGTTAGTTAGATTACATAGTTAATTAAGATAACTTAGAAAGGCTGATAGTTGTAATCATGTGTTGGTATACGATAACTCTTGACAAACTTAGAAAGTATGTAATGACCTACATATTATTCTATCAGCAGTGCAGATgcacaaaaaattaacataattttttttaaatgcaattaTTTTAACTAATAGCTATGCACTAAAAACCATTTTTATTAACAGTTCAAGTGAATAAGGTACGGTATATAACGGTTTTACAAGCGCaatgaaacagaaataaaatagaaCCTATGTCAAACAAGTTGTTCAAGTAAAACTTTcacataaaagcaaaaaagaatCTGATATTAATACTGTATGATATGTTTAAAAACCACAGGTTTATGAATGTGCATTGAGCCATTGTATTGAAGTGTCGGGTCATcataaacaaatcaaacaacaCAAAGGGAATCATATTAAATTAATCGTATAACCGCCCACCTCTTACATTATATTTATAGTGATATTACATTTGGTACAGCAGCTAAAAAATGTCATGTATAAACCACTTCAGCAGTATCTAAAGtttgtgttttgaaatgtatCACAAATTTCTAGTATCATCCCTTTGAAACAAAGAGCTGGCAGGATTGATCATCTTTGATTTATCAAGTATCATTTAtcattttacagttttttgagTTAATTGTATTTCATGAGCATAAGGGTCCGCAAGTATGCTAAAAATGATGCAATGCTGAGCCAGCTGTGAAAGCAATATATATCTAACGTGTTATAAACTACACGCAGTACGTACCAATACCACATCTGAAGTCTGTCGGTTGCAAGGACGTTAAAATATGAAGAAGTGAACCACAGAGATGAGCAACTTCTCGAGGACATGTGGAGCCCTAAATTTTAtgcaagcaaaattttaaagcgtTTCTTCAACAATATCAAGAGCAATCATAAAGCGTTTGAACAAGGAATTTGGCGTAATATCTATTTTCATCTGAAAATAGTAAAGGcaatgaaaaaatgttaagcATGGATCACTTTGCATAAATATAAACTTGCTGCAAGTTAACAAGTTGCAAACTCATAGACATTTATACATCAGcatttgattttaatataattaagGCATAAATAGCCTACATACTTGTTCTTTTATTACATTTATAACCATACCACTGTATAGATATTGCATAGAGTATTTTTCAGGCAAAACTGGCTATATATAATGCTATCTAAAATGCATATCTGCCTTGCTAACACAGTAAACTACCATGCTAAAGTTGTAAACTAGCGGTAGCATATACTTAAAGCATGAAAGCAAATGTTCATACAAAATTAGTGCCTAGCACCTAAGAACAGCTctgcaacaaaatcaaatgtGTATACAGTTacttaaacataaacaaaacctTTCCACCGCTGAATAAAGTCAAACATAGTACTACCAAAGCAGTACTACCAAAGCAGTACAGATCgctaaaacaaaacacacaACTAAGTTAAACCTGCAAACACAAACACTACTACTGCTGCTGATATTCAAACAGCGCATCTGCGAAATATAATAGCATGAAATCAACTGCTATGACTCAAGAGGAAACGATTATAAATCAGGGCATGCCGAGAGAAGTCTAATTGTATCTGTCATGTGCAAATCACTAGGAAAGGATTAGCTGATAAGCTTAGATCATATCGCTTCAAAGTGAAAATATGAGAAGTTTCTGATACTGCATCCCCTACACAACCACTGCTCACTTCCTTCCTGTTGTTTTATCCCGGTACACATGCTGGCAATAGTTTGGTACAGAAATTTAATTATGACTAAATATGGGCAAACAGAAATAGGCAGACAAATATTAGTGTAAACCTATTAGACATACTGTTATCATATCGTAATTTGTATATGTTAttagtttattacatatatagaAACACAAAACTCAAACTGCTTTAATCAATGATGCAATTAACTGATTGCAGAATATTGCTTGATGGAAAACAACGTACTGCTAACTTACAATTGGTTCTCTGCAAGGTCATTGCATCAGACACTTCATAATTTATTGGGCTACAAGAAAAGCTTGCGGCTAAGTCATGAGCATAAAGAACTAAAATGTTAGGATACCATTTCGCTCAATTACTGTCCgaaattgtaattgtaattttccTTCATCTGTGAGCTACTGCAATGCTACCATTTGAACCGGTATTTAGCAACAACACATTTACAAAACATCATTTGTGCAATGAAATCAAAAAGTGTTGCTTACCTCTTTCACCATGGAATGCAAATATTGCAAAATCTTGCTACCTCGACCTTTAAGAAGGTACTGTAATAATGACTCATCGTACTGGTTTTGAGATACACTAAAAATTATACATGTCTAAGTTAATAGCATGTTCTCACAGAGAGCCGCAAACAAATAACAATGTCATTATGTAATTTCAACCTACCACGTGATATGAAACAGACAATTTCAAAAAGGTAATAACATGTGCCTAAATTTTAATAAGCAACAAGAGCATTCatgtttttgtataaaaactataTCATAACTAACTGCAACTAACGCAGTGCAATTAATACgtaaacatatattttatacaaCCCTATGATTACTAAATCACACTATCACACACACTATCTATTACTACTCACCCAATTTGACTGTTGAAAGAAACACCTCTAAGTAACTCTAGCGACACTGCTTGTACAACTTCCATTTCTGAAAAACAATACACAAGCTCTGAGTGGCAGGAATAGCTCGCTTACTGAAAAAGTATGATGCACGGCACGATCAAAGCACCAAATAAGGCAGTTAAAAGATTTCACAACAAACTGCTTTTAGTTATCTTGCAATACATACAAACTAACTCAAGATATTAAAGAATGATTAATAACATGATTTTGTACGTCATTGCACAATTACCGTAAGTAAAATTTTGAAGGACATCTTTTACAACATGCATAAGTTCTGAACATTACACACATCGTATGCAGTTGACATATTTAAGTACTGTTGATTACCCACTAAATGTGAAAAAAGTCTGAGGTTTACCTGTATCTTTGCTGAATCAACACATTCTCGTACAGAAACGTGTTTACCAAGGTTGCAAACAGTCTGTCAGTGACATGCATCCAGCACTTTTGAACATTGTTCAggcattaataaaaaataatagtaCTGTATCAGATTACATTAACTGCCTGAAATTTGGAAGCTATTAATTTAGAAAAGTTTTCTTGGACTTTAGCAAAAACTAGAAGTATAAATCGCATTAATTAGGATACTTAAAAAATGGCAGTGGGGAACCATTTACTGACAATACCATGCAGTTTTGACATTATCAAAAtggaaataaaatcaattcggataacttacaaaattttaccatCAAAAACATGACAACAGATGGATGAAAATCACTAGCACTTTATACACCAGTAAGGCAGAATTGAAATaatagcaaacaaaataagtgttttgaaatgtaacTTTTTGATTTGATCACAAAATCAATATTTCAGTTGAACAAAGGTTGTTACTGACATCAgcattttatcttaattagTTGCTTTAATGCAAAACAACAGGTTTATCATTGCCTAGTGACTGTTTTGTTATACCTTTCAATTATTTTAGTCTTTCAAACAACAGCAGCACATTTTCTAACATTTTCAACACGCACACATTTTCTAACAGCATTTCTTAAAATCATAAATGTCCTGGAATTTAACGTCGATCCAAGTCTTTTTTTCATCCAAAACAGGAAACAGTTGAGCTTACACTACACATTTGGTTAAAGGTATATTTCCTCTCTTAaaccatgtttgttttaatacaTTTAAGCGCCAGCTCTTAGCGGGGGAGATACAAGAATGACTCCGTCTCCTCGAACAAAGAGCATTGGAATGGTtcgctttgtttgtttgtaaatttcttCATATGTTTCCTCGTCTATCTCCACTGCAGTTACAGTTTCCTCAACATCGCCTGCACATAAAAGAAGTTATTTGAATATCAATGCTGGGATTGAGAACATAATACAACcataaaattgcaataaaaatttgcattttgccAATAGGAAAACAATTTCAACTTCGtgaaatttcattttactcactgaaacatttaaatttttaacaacataACAAGTGAAATATCTTAAATTAAAGTAACCCTAAACAATCCTAAACTCTAAATTTGAGACACAAAACATGACATGACAACACATACCAAACAAACATTAATTGAAAGCAAAACacaaaaccataaatttatgtttttctcAAGGATAAGGTAAGAAGTTGTATCCTACCATACGTTGCTCTATGGTTTGATTTTGTTTGGATAGCCACtagcaaaaatatcaaatttatGGTCTTCagatattttacaaaatagtCGATGACAATCATAGCTAAGGTTTAAAAGTCAGGATTAAGTGTGAAAGCTCAAATCAGTATCTATACATGCATATATACATGTACTCAAGCTAGCGctcacaaaaaaacaaatgagtGTGCTCACGTTCATTATAGTAAaagctatttttgtttttatttggaCATTTCCGACAAACAAGTGCATTTGCATGCTGTAATGCGGAACTTGATTCCATTTGTAAGTGCTCATCATAACGTTTAAAAGAGTTTGAGATTTTCTAGGGCaggcatatatatatatatacagtacattgaCCTACATACAGTACATTGACCTACATACTTTGGTATACTATACCTAAAATATACAATTTTATGTCATTTCACATATACAGTAGAGTTCGCCCTAGTTCCAGAAAGCCTTTTGTTTTCTGTAGTATCAAGTTCAGCTAAATTGTCTTCGCCTAACTCGTCTATTCGCTTAATTCGCCAACGTTCTTGCTACTACGACCAAGATAATTCGCGTAAGTAGTCAGGCCTTTAAAACACTTTGTCAGCATAGTAACATGACAATTATCTTATCTATTATTGTAATCTGCCCTGATGAAGCTCACCTGCATGGGTTTGTGAAATGTCGGTTTGCACCTTTTGTTGTTAATCTGCTACGACTATGCTACAGCTGTATAGCCCAGCTGTCTGTGTTCCTTGTTAACGTGACACAACGTTATTGTACGTCACTATGTACATTTATAAAGGACTCGGAAAACTTGTCATTTTAGACTGCTTATATCGGTTTTAGTTTTCCTTCAGTTAGCCACAGTCAGATGAAGCGGCCTAGCCAGACATTacagatgatgaaaatgacaTGAGCTTTAGTGAATGTCGTTTAATAGCGCAGTTTTGCTTTTGCCATCAAGTGGAGGACCGTTTTCTGTCTTCAGAAAACAATCAAGCAGGTTATGATTGCAGCAGCCTAGGGCTGTTAGATACGACATAGTGCCTGTTAAGTAGATTTAGGCTAGGAATCTATTCTATGtacagaaaaattaaattcttaATATCTCGACAAGCATTAacttttaactaaaaaaaatttgtggaGGTTTTTAATCGAAGCGTAGTACttcaaaaaagcaataaaaaattctattttgttttgtttgcctTAGTCGCCAATTCACGTAAGCCACCACTTTTTCTGTTTCTCTTGAGTTGGTGACTTAAGCAAATTCTACTCtatacacatatatatatgttataaaCACAATTATGTTATATGTggatatatattatatacacATTTAtcttatatatgtatatatacaaatatatatctAGGTTGATAAGCTGAAACACAAATATCTCTTGTAGGATACTTatcatttgcaaaatacatttttgaccttgttttgataaaacataaattatcaaaaataaaccattATAAGTAACACTGATAACTGGCTATTGCTAATGAGTAATGACCAACATTACAATACGCATTACAACCATTATTATGCAACATGGTGACGTATACCATTTAGTgttcataaaattaaaacatttggatACGATTTGTGTTACATTATTTCAATGTGTTTTTGTAAGTAGTGTTTATTCCCTCAAGCGCTTGTGTTTTCTAATAATGTTTACTCTTGTGTTTACTccctctctctctctctgCCTCTGTTGTGGTAATTAGCGTCTTTTCGAGTATGGCATTTCCATTACACAGGCAAAAAGCTTACGTCTGTCAGTATCTGGTTATTTCGTTGATCATTCTAGTTTCATGTTTGCAATCataatgttttagtttcaGTACTACTTAAAATACAACCATTGACAAACGTTTCACAAAACTAATCAAAAATTCATACTTTTACACACAAACATATAAATGTGTTCGTGTACCTAAAACCATGTTGAGATGTTGATCGTATGCGTGCAGCCGACCTCTTAGTTCCCTCTCGTTTCTCATTTTGACATAAACACGCTCATCCAAACTCAATCGAATTAGGTCAAGAGGTTCCTCCACTGCCTGAATAGTGGGAGCCGGTTGCTGGTCTTCCTCATCAGCCATTGCAAGAATCAGAAAACTTTGCTTTGTCGAACTAGAAAACTTATTGTAACCTTCACAAAATAAAGAGAGTGCATTTAAATAGGCTATCATAtgtatttttgtatgtttttaacCTTGGAAACTTTTTTAGATCATGTGCAAGGAGTAAGTCTTTTTAGAGTTTTGTCTGGCAATGACACACTTGGGAGATAATGGTAAGTCGACAAATTATGGTCAACTTGAGGTAACTCTTTTGCAGGTTAGCCCTGGCAGAATcttataaaaactaatatcaACATcttatttgttgttgttaaataaaaatcatgaaTAAAAGTGATGGAACAGTGCATGAGCGATTCATTTTGAGAGGAAACTAGATGCCAATGGCAGCTAATAACtctatcaaaacaaaatgcagCATCCCAGTTGGTTTctaacaaaaactgaaattggtggccacaaaattttgctctAATATTGTTATTTAGATTATcactttcaattaaatatagcATCAAAAACAACCAGCtctttaaaaaagtgtttctCTTCGCTAAATGATTATGAGCTACGAGCGATGAGGCACTATGAGCGATAACTGGTTACATAATGTttataatatatacaaaacCCAAACAATAAAGCTGCATCATAAAATTGACGCATAACCGAACTTTCTGTAGTGGAGAAGTCTGGAGCATCATACAAACATTCCAGTAATGAACAAACACACACTGCTTTCTTATGGAAAAACTGCaaccaaaattttaataactgTAAGTTTACAAGTGATGGACCAATCCAAAATCATCCGCAGCGAGGATGCATGCAGTGAGAGTTACGCCAAAGATCGTCAGCATGACCTAAACACCTAGGTCAAACAGCGTAACCTCGTTCTGACCTTGACACGACATGGAGCAAATCATGTCTTAGCGCATACATATTGAAACCATGGAAACTGCATTTTCAGTTTGCTCTTTCGGCTATCTGTTGTTTTGATGAAAGAAAACACTGTGTGACCTTTTTATAGAAGATGCTGTTGGCATAGCCTGTCTTTGGTGTACTCGTTACATACGCCAAACTGACCTTCGGCGAAATGCACCCAGGGTCAAATGGCAATTCTACATCAAAAAATTGGTGCATAACATAATTTTCTCTCTGCCAGCACATCACATTAACTTTCCCGTCATAGGGCAGTCTGGTAGTGGTACCCATAGTTTGTTCACCACGCAGCTGGTTCATCACACTGTACAGCCTTAATCTCAATATCACCCCCCAGAGATCTGAAACACTGGCTGCTgcccagactgcagagtttggcataggcaCACTCAATACTGTTTTTCAAGAGTTCCAGTGCCACTTTTAAGGTgtgttattttgcacttaatgaatTGGACAGAAATTCTGTGCActtaattttcaattgatttagaGATTGAATACATCAAACTATGCACATGCAGTGTAATTGCGTAATCCCTAGGTGCGCACTTCCATTGTGTCCGAGCATTTTTGCACATCGCACATTTTTGGTCGTTTGGCGAATCAAAAATATTATGCTGAAAATGACCATACTCAGCAGTCCGGATTGGGCTATATTGACTAGCCCAGTAAAATCTGAGAATGGTCCAAAAACTGTCCGTTCCCGCAAATGCATCAGGCATGCCATACCCCCATAGGCTTAGTTCACAGCAAGCGGACTGAGAACTACCACCATTGACGCACAAACTGAAATATGCGTAGGCCTACTGCCACTGATTCAGTGAGTCATGCAGTTTCTCTGTCTGCATGTTGTCTTTGGGTTTCGCCGAGGTCAGGATACATGAGCTGTGTGTTTTCTACCTATATAGtgtatgtttttaaattaaaaaaaaagcaATTGCTGAATTTATGCATGAAGCTTGCGGGGTTCAGTAGCTACCTTTACAAAGGTCAAAAGTCACaagaaatttttcaacatACAGTAGGTTTTACTGGAATAAAAGACGAAATGTAACTGACTGCTGGTTTCATGCTATTACAGTGCCAGACATAGGGTATCCCCCTAACTAAACACCTAATCAACGAATTAgagtaaaaagttaaacaaaaacagaacATTGGTAAACTAATGGCATAAAATATCAACAAGTTATCGATATTTTACGCATCAAAAACTGCTTTAACTTGCCTGTAAATAACAATTATtcttatatttatattaataattgctggtagtTTATGATTTACAATTTTGAATCGCTGTATATATTCATCTTAGCACATCATTCACGATTTTGAAACACCATAAAACCCGCCTATTACATACCAGTTGCTCGAGCTTTCTCGGACCGAGGTTATAGCCGGTTAAGTAGGCGTACACTAACAAATTCGATGAATGGAAAAGCATGAACCCATAAAAACGCCTATCGCCCTACGGCGACAGGTATAGTGTTGTTACGTTGTTATATGCAATGAAGTTAATCTGACCCCTGACTCTAATAGGCTGCTGTTACAATGGTATGCtaccttcgctcatatattaattAGTCATCACCTTATAAGCTTAACACTTGAACTGGAACCACCATAGAAACTGAAAACAATAGAAGAAGAAAAAGCCAAACGAAAGTGAAAAGAGGAAATAACACGACTTTACAAAATGCGGGGAGTAGCTTAAGGGCGCCAATCAGCGACAAGCTAAGCTGTATTTGATGGCCGCTATAGATCCAAAAAATAGagtttggtggccgtgctgacGCTCATAACTTTTTTATACTCTCGTATTAGTCCGTAATGCAAGTTTTTGCCCTCGAGGCCTTGTCACATTCGCCTGTCTAACTTCTGGAAGTTGTTATCTTAACtgctaatatgtttgcgaccaccagcgtcagcacaatttttcgtcCCCCACATTGaggatgaaaaataaaatgaattggATTTGCGAATGAGCATGAACCAAAGCTCTCCCTCCTAAGTATTGCCCTTTAAATAAAGTGAATATTGAACTTCGTATTCTCTGATAAGAGACTACTCTAATGTTTAAGATCGAAACTTCTTAGTTTTGTAAGTACCAGTATCTCACCAATAGCTTTCCATCCATCGTAATAATTGCCTCATTTCGGAAAAGCAAACCTATTCGAACACTCCCTAAATCCAACTTTTAACTCTATGAAATATCAAGACGTATGTTCCATAAATGTCCGTACGGTTCGGTATACGAAGTTCTGAGTTAAACGTAGTTGCACACATTACCACACTGCAATGAGTCTGTTAAGAGCGTTCAACGAATCGGACTAGACATTTATCCAATACTATTATACCAATCATAACCACACCTTGGCCTTGAACCTGTGTcagcaattaaaaaacatatttcaatttGTTCATGGGAAGCCATTTCTCTGCATCCTGGCAAGATTTATTGAAAAGTCACATCTGAATGCAGCATTTCAGGATTCAATTAACATCTTGTTATAAATCAGTGAAGTCCAAAACTGCAATTACTTTAACAATGAAACGTCCACGTccacaaaaaatgttataaaaatggaaaaagcaaggttcttgaaaaaaataacttcCATTTTTCGTTCTTGCTGATGACGCAATCCACAGTTTTCGAGAGCAACTGGTTGACAACTTGACAGTGGTGTTGACAATCAGTGGGAGTCtactattgacttgttactaACTTGAGGAGCATCGCGGTTTACTCTGGCATCACCCACTTTATAATAAATCTTTCGGTATGGCATACCCCTGCTTCGAATTGGTGTGCGTGATCCAACCGGATAACGCGTTAAGTAACGATTTAATTTAACACCATCTGGATTTACGTTAGAAGAGTTTTCTGGGCCTGGAAGTAA belongs to Clavelina lepadiformis chromosome 6, kaClaLepa1.1, whole genome shotgun sequence and includes:
- the LOC143463056 gene encoding U6 snRNA-associated Sm-like protein LSm3; translated protein: MADEEDQQPAPTIQAVEEPLDLIRLSLDERVYVKMRNERELRGRLHAYDQHLNMVLGDVEETVTAVEIDEETYEEIYKQTKRTIPMLFVRGDGVILVSPPLRAGA